Below is a genomic region from Hippea sp. KM1.
TTACTCCCACTCGATTGTGGCCGGCGGTTTTGATGATACATCGTAAACCACCCTGTTGATGCCCTCAACCTCGTTGATGATGCGGCTTGAGATTTTGCCAAGCAGGTCATAGTCGATCCTGCTAAAATCGGCCGTCATGCCGTCTGTGCTGTTCACCGCCCTTATGGCCAATACATTCTCGTATGTCCTTTTATCGCCCATAACACCAACGGAGTTTACGGGCAATAACACGGCAAAAGCCTGCCATATATCGTTGTATATACCGGCCTTTTTTATCTCCTCTATCAATATGGCATCAGCCTCCCTTAGCACCTTAAGCCTCTGTTTGGTTATCCTGCCTATGATCCTTATGGCCAGACCCGGGCCTGGAAAGGGGTGTCTGTTTATAAACTCCTCATCGATCCCCAACTGCCTCCCCAGCGATCTGACCTCATCCTTAAATAACTCCTTAAGCGGCTCAATGAGCTTGAATTTTAAATCATCGGGCAGGCCACCCACATTGTGGTGGCTTTTGATTGTGGCCGATGGGCCTTTGACCGAGACGCTCTCTATGACATCCGGATAGAGCGTCCCTTGGGCCAAGAATTCGGCATCGTCGTATTCCTTGGCTATTTTGGTAAAGACATCTATGAATGTATGGCCGATGATCTTTCTCTTCTTCTCAGGATCCTCAACATCCTTCAGTCTTTCCAAAAACAGTTCTGAGGCATCCTCGTATCGTATGTTTACATTGAGCCTTTTGAATAGATCCAAAACATACTCAGGCTCGTTTTTCCTCAAAAGGCCTGTATTCACGAATACGCCTATAAACCTATCGCCAATAGCCCTGTTCATCAAAACGGCCACAACGCTTGAATCGACCCCTCCGGATACGGCGCCTATTACGCGCTTATCCTTGACGGTTTCTTTGATTTTCTCTATCTGCTGGGTCAAGAAGTTGCCCATATTCCAGTCTGCCTTGGCCTTGCATATACCGAATACGAAGTTGGATAAAAGCTTTTTGCCCTTTTGTGAGTGGTAAACCTCCGGATGGAACTGCACAGCCCATATCCTTTCATCGAGGTTTTGGATGGCGGCAAACGGGGAGTTGTCCGTTCTTGCTATGGCCTCAAACCCCTCAGGAAGGCTTTTTAGCCTATCCCCGTGGCTCATCCAGACGATGGTGTTGTCGATTTCTTTGTCAATTAGCGGGTTTTCCTTCAAAAGCCTCAAACGGGCAAGGCCGTATTCCCTCTTTTCTGCCTTGATTATGCTGCCGCCAAACCTGTTTGCTATAACCTGCATGCCATAGCATATGCCGAGTATCGGTATGTTTAGCTTAAATATCCCCTCTTTTGGGATCGGTGCATCCTTTTCGTATATGCTTGAGGGTGAGCCTGAGAGTATAATGCCCTTGGTGTCTGTTGTGTCAAAGTCCCTGTTGAACGGAACAATCTCTGCATACACGCCCAATTCCCTGATTTTTCTTGCTATAAGCTGGGTATATTGAGAACCAAAATCTAAGATAACTATCCTGTCCATTTTAACCACCTATAACGCAGTCTGCTATAGCAACATCGGGGCTGCCGATGCTGCCAAGGAAATACAGGTTGTCTGAGATGGCTATGATGCGCTTTATTATCTCATAGAAGTTGTCTGCGAATGTTGCTGCCTTGAAATAGCTTACAAGCTCGCCGTTGTGAACCAAAAACCCGTTTATGCCTAAGGAGAAGTCGCCGCTTATGGGGTTTGCCATGTGTAGCCCCATCACATCGATGATATAGATGCCGTCTATCATGTTTAAAAGCCTATCCCTGCTCGTTGCTTTGTCGGGTTTTATATAGAGGTTGAATGGCCCAACCTTTGGCATGGAATCAAAGCCGCCCCTTTTGGCGTTTGATGTGTTTGGCATGTTGAGCTTGTTAGATGTGTATGTATTGTGGAGGAATGTTTTGAGTATGCCGTTTTCAACAACAACCGTATCGGCTCTTTCTATCCCCTCATCGTCTGTCTGCATGGAATTGGGGCGCCTTTCTATCCGTTTGGCGTCTATGATCGTTATGTTTTCTGAGAATACCTGCTCGTTCAGCTTATCCTCAAAAGGCGTTGTTTGGTTTATAACCGAATAGGCGTTAAATGCACCGATAAAGTGGGCCAGTATATCCCTGAATGTGTTGTTGGATATGATTATACTGTATTTTTTTGTGTCGATGGATGTTGGATAGAGCTTGTTTATTGCCAGGCTTGAGGCCTTTTTGTATAAAAAGTCAAAGTCTATTGCTTCCAGGCTATCGCCATCCAAGGCGTAATAGCCTAAATCCGATATCTTATCCTCTGCAAGCACCTCTATGGCTGAGGATACATGCGTCTTGCTGTATGAGGCGTTTAAACCGTAGCTGTTTGCTATCTGAACATTTACTGAGTATGTGCCTATCGATGCGGATTTTACCTCTTTGATTCTTTTGTCAAAACCCATGGCATTTGAGGAGATCTCGTTTAGCTTGTCCTTTATGAGTTTCTCATCCAGTTCTATCTTTTTGGCCTTTTCTTCTATTGTTGTGCTTGTTTGTGGAATGGTTTTGGCATCCACATCCTTGACGATCCTGCTTGCCTTTTTCAAATCGTCTATTATCTGATCTAAATTGGGCTTATCGGTTAGGCTTGTGTATCCAAAGATCAGCTTGTTGTTCTTAACTGCCCTTATACCTATACCCCTTTTTTGCGTTAATTGCTTGGAGAAGTCCTTTGCGTTTTTTAGCTCAAACCCCTCCTCTTTTGATTCTTCTAAAAACACCTCTGTTGTATCGAATTCATCCGCTATCCTGTTTAAAACATCAGAAGCTAACACTACCCCCCTCCCACGGTTTCGGTAAGAATATCTGCTGGTATAAGTTTAGCGCAAATCTATCTGTCATGCCAGAAATATAATCGACAACGACCGTCTCTGTATCGTCTGAAAAGTGTTTCTTTATCTTTTGCGGGTTCTCCATAAAATAGTCGAACAGGTCGCTTATGATCTTTGAGGCCTTGTTTACCTCGTTCATAACATTCTCGCTTAAATAGACATTCTCAAACAGATAGTCCCTCAAGGCATCCAGCGCCTGGAGTTTTTCCTCTTCCATCGATATGAACGCATAGTTGTTCTGCTGTGTTGAGCGTATCACGCTTTTAACCATTGTGGCTATCCTTTTTGCATGTGTATCACCCAGCTCATCCAGTATATCTTTGGGTATATTGTTGTTTTCTATTATGCCCGCTCTTATGGCATCGTCTATATCGTGGTTAACATAGGCTATGATGTCTGCTATGCGGACGATTTGACCCTCGAGCGTTTTGGCAAGGTGCGTTTTGTCTTTTGGTATTATATCGCCCCTGCCCTTTGAGTGTTTCAGTATACCGTCCCTTACCTGATTGGTCAGGTTTAGCCCCTGGCCGTCCTTTTCTATAACATCAACCACGCGGAGGCTTTGAACCCAGTGTTTAAACCCCTTTTTCGATTTTTCGTTTAGTATCTTCTCGCCTGCATGCCCAAACGGCGTATGCCCTAAATCATGCCCCAATGCTATGGCCTCTGTAAGGCTTTCGTTTAGAAGGAGCGCTTTGGCTATGGTGCGTGCGATTTGAGACACCTCAAGCGTATGGGTCATGCGGGTTCTGTAGTGGTCTCCGCTTGGTGAGAAGAACACCTGCGTTTTGTGTTTGAGCCTCCTGAAGGCCTTGGAGTGGATGATCCTGTCTCTATCCCTCATGAAGTCGGTTCTTACATCGTCTTTTTCATCCCCCTTGGGCCTTGTTGCGTTTTTTGATAAAAAAGCAGCCCCGTGGAGGGTATCTTCCTCTATTTTCTCCAGTATCTCTCTGATTAGCATAAATCCAGTTCTTTTAGAAGCCTATACCAGAGGGAATCCTCGATGGTTTCGACCTCTAAGAAGCATGCCTCCCTTTTTATGTAAAAAGGGGCATTCGCCAAAACACCCAAAACCAGGCCATCCTCTATGCTTATAGGCAGGTATTTTACCTCTGAGTGCGGGTTGACCACCCTTATCGCAGCCTTGTTTTTGTATCCGTCGAGGATTACGATGGCATCGATGGAGTATCCAAGCGAGGCCAAAAGCTTTAAAACCAGCTCATAGATGCCATCGGAAGGCACATAAACGCCGTGCATCAGAAGCGATATGAACTTGGCCTTTGAGTAATCGATGGGAAACTTGTAATAGAAGCCGTCCATGTCCTGGCAATAGACATCACCACCGCCACTGCCCAATTCAACATCGGTTATTTGAAGCTCAATCATTGCCAACCCCTTCAGTGATTTCTCCTATCAGTGAGTGTTTAAGGGCCTTTGTTATCTTAACCCTCAAACAATCGCCTGCTTTAATATTATCCCTAAAGTCGAAATTGACAACTATGTTTTGCCTGTTTCTGCCTGCAAGCATGCCCTCTTTCTTGGCCTTGCCCTCAACGAGCACCTCGACTATCCTGCCCACATAATCCTTAAGCTTCTTTTGTGTTATTTGAGCCTGCAACTGTTGCAGGTGGTTTAGGCGATTTAGTTTGGTTTCTTCGTCTATCTGACCCTCCATGTCTTTGGCTTTTGTTAGTGGTCTTTTGGAGTATTTGAACGAGAACGATGTGTCGTATTCAACCGTCTTTACCACCTCGACCGTTTGTAGGAAGTCTTCTTCTGTCTCTTGCGGAAAACCCACAATTATATCGGTGGTTATTGAGCCTTGGGGTATCATCTCCTTAAACATCATAACCTTTTCTAAGTATTCCTCTTTTGTGTAACCCCGCCTCATTAGTTTCAATATCTTGTTCGATCCGGATTGTATAGGCAGGTGTATGTGTTCGCAAACCTTATCTAAATCCCTCATGGCCTCGATTAGTTCCTTTGAGAAGTCCTTTGGGTGAGAGGTGGTAAACCGTATGCGCTTTAGGCCTTCTAACTTGTTTACCTCATAGAGCAGATCCACAAAGCTATAATTCAATCCCTTGCCGTATGAGTTTACATTCTGTCCAAGCAGCATAACCTCCCTGGTGCCGTTATCTATCAGCTTTTTTATCTCATCGATTATTGCCTCTTTTTTTCGGGATATCTCCCTTCCCCTTGTGAAGGGCACAATGCAATAGGTGCAGAAGTTGTTGCAACCATACATAATATCAACAAATGCGCTTACGCTTTTTGTGTGGGGAAAGATATAATCGGGGTTGTCCATCCTCTCCTTGATAAAAACCCCCTTTTGCGGGTTTTTTGCTATGTTGTAAAACTCATCTATCGTGTTTGTGCCTATGACGATGTGTGCTACCCTGCTTAGCTTTTCATAATTTATCTGGGCAACGCAGCCCATAGCCACAACGGTTGCGTTTCTATTTTTGAATTTTAATCTCCCTATCTCGCTGTAAATCTTGTTTTCGGCCTTCTCCCTGACGGCACAGGAGTTTACGATTATCAGGTCTGCCTCTTTTATATCACTCGTCATCCTCCAGCCGTTTTGAGTCAAGATGCCTATGACCTTCTCTGAATCCCTTTCGTTCATCTGGCAGCCGAAGGTTTTTATATAGAAATTCATTTTAGATACTTCCTTATGTTTCTGTTGTGTTCTTTTAGTGTTTTACTGAACACCATCTCGCCGTTCCTTTTGGAGATGAAATAGAGATAATCGGTCGGTTTGGGGTTGTATGCCGCAAATAGGGCATCACTTCCAGGGTTGCAGATCGGCGCAACGGGCAATCCCCTGCGTTTGTATGTGTTAAACGGCCTGGTCAGGCTTGTGGTTGAGTCCATCTGAAGCGGCATGCGTTTTTTGAGCCTGTTGTATATCACGCCCGCCACCAGTTGCATATCCTTTATCCTTGTTGCCTCTTTTTGTATGATGGAGGCTATGATGAGTTTGTCGTAATCGTCTTTGCTGAATTTATCCTTGCCGGTTATGTCTCTAAATACCTCAGCAAACCTCCTGCACATCAAGCCGGCTATGGTGGCCGTTTTTTCCCCTATGGCTATATAGTATGTGTCGGGGTATAAAAAACCCTCTAAGGTTTTGGCCCCATAACGGGCGCACTGCTTTATGAAGCTCTGGTTATCCGATAGGGCAAGCAGCCCCTGGCCGTCAAAGCCCTTTTTGCTTAAAAGCTTTGCTATTTTGCGGATTGTCCATCCCTCGGGTATGGTGATCTTCTTTGTGTATAACTCTGGATTGGTAAGCTCTTTTAGGATCTGTTTTGGTGTTGAGTCTGTGTAAAACAGGTGGACGCCCGCCTTGATCTGTTTTGCCTTGCCCGTTAGTCTAACATAGTAATAAAACCAGTCGCCCCGCTTCAATAGCCCCCTAAATTTCAGCTTTTTTATTATTGAGCGCACCGATTCGTTCTTGTGTATCTCGATGTATATGGGCTTGTGTTTGTTGGATGGAGGGGAATTTAAGAAGCTGTTAAACTTAAAAATAGTGAAGATTACAAATGCTATAACGATTAACAGAACGAATATGTTGGCTATAAATAGTTTCTTTAGAAAATTCATATCAGGGAATCTAAATAGCCTTGAAGGATGAAGGTTGCCGCTATCTTGTCTATTACCTTCTTTTTGTTCTTCCTGCCCTTGATGTTTGCCTTGTTTAGTATCCTTTCGGAAAACCGCGTCGACATCCTCTCATCCCACTCGATAATCTCCACGCCGCCTATCCTGTTGGATAGCTCCTCTATGAAGCCTTCGGTCTCAAGCGCCCTTTTGCCCTTCTCACCTTTTAGCGTTATGGGCATGCCAACAACGATCCTTGTTATGTTGTTTTCCCTTACTATCTCTTCTATCTTGCTGAAGCATTCCTCATCTGCATCGATCACCCCATGCGGTAAGGCTATCGTGTTTGTCTGATCGCTTATGGCTATGCCTATCTTTTTTGTTCCATAGTCTATGCCTAAAACCCTCATAAATCCCCCTGCCTAACTATAATAATTTAGGCCATCAAAAGCAAGAAATTTGGCAATTTTGGTCAAAATAGGCTATAAATAGACCCATGAGGCGGTTCGTTGTTCTAATCCTGTTTATTTTATACGCATCGTTAGCCCAGGCAGATGGCCTTGTAAAGCTTAAGGGGTTTGGCTGTCTGAGGATATCGGATGGTGTTCAAAATGTCATTTTGACCTTTAGCGGCATAAGGCATTATAGGTTTATCAGGCTTTCTGACGATTACTGGTATATTGCGGTTCCGAATAGGATTATAGCAGTCGAGACAGACCTTAAACCGTGCGGTTATATAAAAAGGATTCTAACCCGTATCATCAAGGGTGAAACGAGGATATTCTTCAAGATGGACAAGGGCTATTCCTATCACTTCCGACTTGTTCTATCCAAAGGCGGCAGGTTTTTGGTTGTAAGGATAAAGGCAGACAGAAAAAGCGCTCCAATACAGGGCAAGCCCCTGATTGTCAGTCCCAAAAAGAGAAGGGCGGTTATAGTCATAGACCCAGGACACGGCGGTAAGGACCCCGGCGCTATTGGTCCGTTGGATAAGGAGAAGGATGTTGTGCTTTTTATAGGCAGGTATGTGGCCGATTTTCTAAGAGCCGATGGCTATAAGGTTTATATGACAAGGCGGGGCGATACCTATCCCACATTGGCAGATAGGGTGAAGCTGGCAAACAGGGTAAAGGCCGATGTTTTTGTCTCGATCCATGCCAATTACTCGCCAAAGAGGAAAGACAACGCCAGGGGGCTTGAGGTTTACTTTCTAAACACCACATCCGACAAGAGGGCGCTTTCTTTGGCTGCAAGGGAAAACGGGATGAGCCTATCCCAATTGGGGGACTTGAATAAAATCATACTCTCCCTGATACAAACAAAGAAGATCCAATACTCCAAGGTGCTGGCATCAAAGGTCTATAGGGATATGCTGATCTGGGGCAGAAAGGTCTATAAGACCTACAAGGGCAGGGGTGTTAGGCAGGCCCCGTTTTATGTGCTTGTCGGCACCAGATGTCCATCCATTCTTATAGAGACGGCATTCATTAACAACCCTGTTGATGCGGTGTATCTCCATAAGGATTCCTTTAAAAGGGAGTTGGCAAGGGGTATAGCAAGGGGTATAGAGGCCTTTGTTAGGCTATACAGATAAACGCTGGTCTTTGGGGTATGAGCCCAAGATCTTCAAGAATACGGTCAGTGGCTCTATCCTTGAGAGTGCATCCCTTAGTTTCTGATCCTCTATATGAGCCTCAGCATCCACATAGAATATGTATGAAAAGTTCTTCTCCCTGGACGGTCTGGATTCTATACGGGTCAGGTTTATCTTGTTCTGATAAAACGGCTGCAGTATCTCATACAAAGCCCCGACCTTATCCCTGATGGAAAACATGAATGATGTTTTATCGTTGCCGGTTTTTGAGGGTATCTTTTTGCCGATTACCAGAAACCTCGTTATGTTGTTGGTTCTATCCTCAATGCCGCTTGCCAGAACATTCAATCCGTAAATCTCGCTTGCCGCCCTGGATGCTATGGCTGCGGCCGTTTCGTCTTTTTCTGCTATCTTTGCCGCCTTGGCCGTTGATACGGTTTCAAATAAGGGGACATTGGGCAGGTGTTTCTTTATCCAGTTCTTACACTGACCCAAGGCGTTGGGGTGTGAGTATATGGCCTTTATCTGCTGTAGATTGGTGGCCTTTGAGAGCAAGTTATGCTTGATGTCTATGTATATCTCAGAGACGATCTTGACGGAGGATTCTATAAACATATCCAGTGTGTAATGCACAACCCCCTCGATGGAGTTTTCTATAGGCACAACGCCAAAATCTGCCCTATCGTGCTCCACATCCATGAAGACATCCTCTATCGACTCCTCAGGGACATAGTGCAACGATAGACCGAACCGCTCAATGGCCGCCTGGTGGGTGAATGTGGCCTCAGGGCCTAAATAGCTTATCGTTAAAGGCTCCTCAAGCCTTATAGATGCGCTCATTATCTCCCTGAATATCGTCTTTAGGCTCTTTATGGGGAATTCCTCC
It encodes:
- the guaA gene encoding glutamine-hydrolyzing GMP synthase, which codes for MDRIVILDFGSQYTQLIARKIRELGVYAEIVPFNRDFDTTDTKGIILSGSPSSIYEKDAPIPKEGIFKLNIPILGICYGMQVIANRFGGSIIKAEKREYGLARLRLLKENPLIDKEIDNTIVWMSHGDRLKSLPEGFEAIARTDNSPFAAIQNLDERIWAVQFHPEVYHSQKGKKLLSNFVFGICKAKADWNMGNFLTQQIEKIKETVKDKRVIGAVSGGVDSSVVAVLMNRAIGDRFIGVFVNTGLLRKNEPEYVLDLFKRLNVNIRYEDASELFLERLKDVEDPEKKRKIIGHTFIDVFTKIAKEYDDAEFLAQGTLYPDVIESVSVKGPSATIKSHHNVGGLPDDLKFKLIEPLKELFKDEVRSLGRQLGIDEEFINRHPFPGPGLAIRIIGRITKQRLKVLREADAILIEEIKKAGIYNDIWQAFAVLLPVNSVGVMGDKRTYENVLAIRAVNSTDGMTADFSRIDYDLLGKISSRIINEVEGINRVVYDVSSKPPATIEWE
- a CDS encoding TldD/PmbA family protein — protein: MLASDVLNRIADEFDTTEVFLEESKEEGFELKNAKDFSKQLTQKRGIGIRAVKNNKLIFGYTSLTDKPNLDQIIDDLKKASRIVKDVDAKTIPQTSTTIEEKAKKIELDEKLIKDKLNEISSNAMGFDKRIKEVKSASIGTYSVNVQIANSYGLNASYSKTHVSSAIEVLAEDKISDLGYYALDGDSLEAIDFDFLYKKASSLAINKLYPTSIDTKKYSIIISNNTFRDILAHFIGAFNAYSVINQTTPFEDKLNEQVFSENITIIDAKRIERRPNSMQTDDEGIERADTVVVENGILKTFLHNTYTSNKLNMPNTSNAKRGGFDSMPKVGPFNLYIKPDKATSRDRLLNMIDGIYIIDVMGLHMANPISGDFSLGINGFLVHNGELVSYFKAATFADNFYEIIKRIIAISDNLYFLGSIGSPDVAIADCVIGG
- a CDS encoding deoxyguanosinetriphosphate triphosphohydrolase, with product MLIREILEKIEEDTLHGAAFLSKNATRPKGDEKDDVRTDFMRDRDRIIHSKAFRRLKHKTQVFFSPSGDHYRTRMTHTLEVSQIARTIAKALLLNESLTEAIALGHDLGHTPFGHAGEKILNEKSKKGFKHWVQSLRVVDVIEKDGQGLNLTNQVRDGILKHSKGRGDIIPKDKTHLAKTLEGQIVRIADIIAYVNHDIDDAIRAGIIENNNIPKDILDELGDTHAKRIATMVKSVIRSTQQNNYAFISMEEEKLQALDALRDYLFENVYLSENVMNEVNKASKIISDLFDYFMENPQKIKKHFSDDTETVVVDYISGMTDRFALNLYQQIFLPKPWEGGSVSF
- the miaB gene encoding tRNA (N6-isopentenyl adenosine(37)-C2)-methylthiotransferase MiaB, with protein sequence MNFYIKTFGCQMNERDSEKVIGILTQNGWRMTSDIKEADLIIVNSCAVREKAENKIYSEIGRLKFKNRNATVVAMGCVAQINYEKLSRVAHIVIGTNTIDEFYNIAKNPQKGVFIKERMDNPDYIFPHTKSVSAFVDIMYGCNNFCTYCIVPFTRGREISRKKEAIIDEIKKLIDNGTREVMLLGQNVNSYGKGLNYSFVDLLYEVNKLEGLKRIRFTTSHPKDFSKELIEAMRDLDKVCEHIHLPIQSGSNKILKLMRRGYTKEEYLEKVMMFKEMIPQGSITTDIIVGFPQETEEDFLQTVEVVKTVEYDTSFSFKYSKRPLTKAKDMEGQIDEETKLNRLNHLQQLQAQITQKKLKDYVGRIVEVLVEGKAKKEGMLAGRNRQNIVVNFDFRDNIKAGDCLRVKITKALKHSLIGEITEGVGND
- the mltG gene encoding endolytic transglycosylase MltG; translation: MNFLKKLFIANIFVLLIVIAFVIFTIFKFNSFLNSPPSNKHKPIYIEIHKNESVRSIIKKLKFRGLLKRGDWFYYYVRLTGKAKQIKAGVHLFYTDSTPKQILKELTNPELYTKKITIPEGWTIRKIAKLLSKKGFDGQGLLALSDNQSFIKQCARYGAKTLEGFLYPDTYYIAIGEKTATIAGLMCRRFAEVFRDITGKDKFSKDDYDKLIIASIIQKEATRIKDMQLVAGVIYNRLKKRMPLQMDSTTSLTRPFNTYKRRGLPVAPICNPGSDALFAAYNPKPTDYLYFISKRNGEMVFSKTLKEHNRNIRKYLK
- the ruvX gene encoding Holliday junction resolvase RuvX, whose amino-acid sequence is MRVLGIDYGTKKIGIAISDQTNTIALPHGVIDADEECFSKIEEIVRENNITRIVVGMPITLKGEKGKRALETEGFIEELSNRIGGVEIIEWDERMSTRFSERILNKANIKGRKNKKKVIDKIAATFILQGYLDSLI
- a CDS encoding N-acetylmuramoyl-L-alanine amidase family protein, with protein sequence MRRFVVLILFILYASLAQADGLVKLKGFGCLRISDGVQNVILTFSGIRHYRFIRLSDDYWYIAVPNRIIAVETDLKPCGYIKRILTRIIKGETRIFFKMDKGYSYHFRLVLSKGGRFLVVRIKADRKSAPIQGKPLIVSPKKRRAVIVIDPGHGGKDPGAIGPLDKEKDVVLFIGRYVADFLRADGYKVYMTRRGDTYPTLADRVKLANRVKADVFVSIHANYSPKRKDNARGLEVYFLNTTSDKRALSLAARENGMSLSQLGDLNKIILSLIQTKKIQYSKVLASKVYRDMLIWGRKVYKTYKGRGVRQAPFYVLVGTRCPSILIETAFINNPVDAVYLHKDSFKRELARGIARGIEAFVRLYR
- the pheA gene encoding prephenate dehydratase; the protein is MEKDDNAVSIELSRLRDKISDIDKRIIELLEERANLVKEVGRIKRKHNLPFYSPDRETKIYKMIEAYAKEEFPIKSLKTIFREIMSASIRLEEPLTISYLGPEATFTHQAAIERFGLSLHYVPEESIEDVFMDVEHDRADFGVVPIENSIEGVVHYTLDMFIESSVKIVSEIYIDIKHNLLSKATNLQQIKAIYSHPNALGQCKNWIKKHLPNVPLFETVSTAKAAKIAEKDETAAAIASRAASEIYGLNVLASGIEDRTNNITRFLVIGKKIPSKTGNDKTSFMFSIRDKVGALYEILQPFYQNKINLTRIESRPSREKNFSYIFYVDAEAHIEDQKLRDALSRIEPLTVFLKILGSYPKDQRLSV